DNA sequence from the Parasphaerochaeta coccoides DSM 17374 genome:
TGGAAAAGGAGTCATTAAACGATGCCTTGGCTTTGAAATGCGGGTTCTCTGTCATGATGTATATCAAGATCCGGAACTGTTGACCATGAAAGACGTGACATATACCGATCTTGAGACGCTGATAAGCAATAGTGACTTCATCAGCATCCATACTCCTTTGACACCGGATACTCATAATCTTTTCTCCTCAGAGACTTTCAAAAAGATGAAACCCCGCGCCATCTTAGTGAATACCGCGCGCGGAGGCATCATTGATGAGAGAGCATTGTACGACGCCCTGATTGCCAAGCAGATTGGAGGGGCGGGATTAGATGTCACCAGTGGAGATGAGCCCTATGAGGGATTGCGTCATCTTCCCAACTGCATCCTGACTCCCCATGCTGGAGCGGCAACCTATGAAGCCGGTAGCAAGATGAGTTATCTTGCCGCTGAGAATGTACTGGCAGTCTTGGAAGGCAGGGAATGTAAGAACATAGTTTCCTGATGTTCTGAACTGCATGGCGACAGAATCATTGTCCCGGTGAAAAAAACAATTGCGGTCAATATATCATCTACGTAAAAGCCTTGCCGAAAATACACCAGCAAGGCTTTTACGAGTCGGCGACATCGTGAATTGACTAAGGAATATTCCCCATTCTGCTCCCATGTTTACAAATCAACCTGTCCCACCTGTTCCCATGGAGCTTCCGGATGGCTGAAATGCCCATAGGTATCATAGTGACGGTATATGGGACGGAGCAGGTCGAGCTGGGCTATGATGGAGGCTGGGGAGAAATTGAATTTCTCCGTGATGATTTTTTCTATCTCCCTGTCGCTTTTCTTTCCTGTTCCAAACGTGTTTACGTAGATGGAGACGGGGAAAGGAACGCCAATGGCATAGGCAACCTGCAATTCCAGACGTGATGCCAGGCCGGTTGCCACGATGTTCTTGGCCACATAGCGGGCGTAGTATGAAGCGGAACGGTCTACCTTGGAAGGATCCTTGCCACTGAAAGCGCCGCCGCCATGCCTGCCAGCACCGCCGTAGGTGTCCACGATGATTTTTCTTCCGGTCAGGCCGGTATCCGCGGCGGGGCCGCCCAAGACAAACCGACCTGTGGGATTGAAATAATACTTCGTATCACCATCCAACAGGTTCGTTCCCTCCAAGACAGGGCGGACAAGGTCTTCCAGGAATACATGCTCCAACTCCTCGCGGGTTATGTCAGGGGAATGCTGGTGGGAAAGAACCACGGAATCAATCCTCACCGGTTTATGATTATCATAGCGAATGGAAATCTGGCTCTTGGCATCAGGCCGCAGGAAAGGGAGAGTTCCATTTTTGCGGAGAAGCGCCGCTCTTTTGAGTATCTTGTGGGCATAGGTGAGAGGGGCGGGAAGATATTCCGGTGTCTCATTGGTAGCGTAGCCGAACATGATGCCTTGGTCTCCGGCTCCCTGTACGCCGAAAAGGTTCGTCTGCGCCGATACCCCCATGGCTATATCCTGTGACTGGGGAGCTATCAGGTTCGTAATCCGCACCGTATCGGCGGCGAAACCGGAACCTTCTTCCGTATAGCCGATGTCCCTGATGACCGAACGGACGATATCATCGACCGCCAGCTTTGCCTGTGTCGCAACCTCTCCGCCAATGATGACCGTGTTCGCAGTGACGAAAGTTTCGATGGCGACGCGTGAAAGCGGATCCTGGGACAAGGCTGCATCAAGAAGGGCGTCGGAAATCTGGTCGCTTACCTTGTCAGGATGTCCTTCGCTGACGGATTCTGAAGAAAAAAGATAAGAAGATTGTATAACCATGCTGAGGTTCTCCCTTTTAGCAATTATATTTGCGACGCCTGCAAGCCGGGAGCTTTTCAAATCGGCGTCGTAGTCTTGCCCGATACTATACAGATGATACTGGAGAGATTCAACAGACAAAGGTATAATATGGCTTTGGAGGATATTCATGACATCATATGCACTACATGACATACCGGATGTGGAAAATGTGACAATCTCACCGGATGCCCGCCATGTCAGGATCATAGACCAGACGCAGTTGCCGATGCGTCGTGTTTTTCTGGATATTTCACAGCGTGAGGACATGTATGAAGCCATCCATTCCTTGCGTGTCAGAGGAGCCCCTGCCATAGGCATCTTCGCGGCCTACAGCATGGCTGTCCTGGCCACGGGTATTGACGGGCTTCCCTATGGAGAGTTCCGCGACAGGCTTGGACAGATGGGTACGTATCTTGATTCTTCCCGCCCTACCGCGGTCAATCTTGGATGGGCAATCCGCCGTATTATGGCGGTTGTCGATGCTTTTCCAATGAAAAAAGTGCCAGAAATAGTCTCTCTTGTCTGCCAGGAGGCTATCGCCATCCAAGAGGAGGATATTGGGATGTGCCGGAAGATTTCCTCTTATGGCCTGTCCCTGGTCAAGGACGGGGACGGCATCCTGACACACTGCAACGCAGGGCCTCTGGCTACCAGCAGGTACGGTACGGCATTGGGGCCTTTGTTCCTCGGCAAAGAGAAAGGGATGACATTCCATGTGTACGCTGATGAGACAAGACCTTTGCTCCAGGGCGCTCGCTTGACTTCTTACGAACTCCATCAGGCGGGAATAGATGTCACCCTGATCTGTGACAACATGGCTTCCTTGGTGATGAAGCAGGGGAGGATACAGGCATGTTTCGTTGGATGCGATCGGATTGCGGCAAACGGAGATGTCGCGAACAAGATAGGAACCAGCGGCGTCGCCATCCTTGCGCGTCATTATGGGATTCCTGTCTATGTCCTCGGCCCGTGGTCAACCGTTGACCTTGCCTGCCGGACAGGAGATGACATTGAGATTGAACTGCGTGACGGGGATGAGATAAAGAAGAAGTTCTTCGCGGAACCCACCGCGCCGGAAGGCGTAGCCTGCTATAATCCGGCTTTTGATGTGACGGATCATTCTTTGATTTCCGCAATCGTCACGGACAGAGGCATCTGCCGACCGCCCTTCACGGAAAGTCTCATGGCACTATCATGAGACGGGACGTGCTGGAATGACAAGACCGGAAAGATAATGCTGAAAAGACACCGCTGGGGGATGCCGACAGACCGCCTGATGCTATGGAGCTGGCCGCCATGAACCATCTTCCAGCGCAGTCCTGAGACGGAGGGCTTTCTCCTCGGTGAATTGGGCGCCTTGCTGGGAGATGGTTTCTCCCGCCAGGAATGAAGCGATTTCCCCTGAATCATCGGTGGTTCGTCCGGTGCATAGTCCGTAGAGGAAACCTGCGGCGTAGATGTCTCCGGCGCCTGTGGTATCGACAGGCTCCAGGGAACCCAGTACCGGTATCCTCACTACTTTCCCCGCCCGTGATATGTAGGAACCGCGTTTTCCATCCTTGACAATGGCAATGCGGCAGAGTTTGCCCATGCTCCTGCAACATTCATGAGGGTCGTAGTTGTTGAACAGGATGCGGGCTTCCTCGCTGTTTGCAAAAACAATGTCGCAATAGTCGGTGATGATTCTGAGGAAGGTGTCACGGTACCGGCCTACGGCAAAGGAGTCCGCGACATCGAACGCTACAATGATATCCCTGTTCCGTGTCTCTTTCAGGGCAGTCATGATGGCATTCTGTTGTTCAGGGGTGTCCCACATATAGCCCGTGAAATAGAAGACATCGGACAGGCGGAGGGACTCAAGGACGATGTCATGGGCAGAGTAGAACCGGTTGGCCCCCAGATATGTGTTCATGGTGCGTTCAGAGTCAGGAGTGACCAAGATGATGGAAGAACCGGTCGGCTCCGAAGATAGCGCCAGTTCATTGCGAACCCCCATGATCCGAAGCCTGTCCGCGTACATCTTGCCGAATGCATCATCACCTATCTTCCCGGCGAGCGTAGTGTCAACGCCCATGGCATGCAAAGTAATCAGTGTGTTGGGACAGTCCCCGCCAGGAGTGATCACGCTTGTTCGTCCGCTGAGGAAGGCTTCCAATTCGAGACGTTTGCGTTTGTCAGTCAGATGCATCGTGCCCTTGTGCAGACCCAGGCGTGCCAGCTCATCGTCTGTGACTGATGTGATGATGTCGATCAGTGTGTTTCCTATTCCATAGACACGGGCCGAAGGATTTCTCATGAAACCATAGTAACCGCAATGTTCCGTGGATTCAACCGTGAGCGTGAACAAAACATCGACCGGAACAGAAAGAGCGGAGATTTCCGTTCTTGCTAATACCTTCCGCTGCGGGTAGGATGGGGACAGAGGAGACTGAATATGGCTCAGAACCAAGGCGGCCGCTATATCATTGACGGAGGCAGGCCGGTATCCGGGACTGTCCGCATCAGTGGCAACAAGAATGCGGCGCTTCCCTGTCTTGCCGCCACGCTCCTTGCCAGGGAACCGGTGACGCTGCGCAACATTCCACGCATAGCCGATGTCGGCGTCATGGTGGAGCTGCTTGAGATTCTTGGGATGCGGGTGGAGAACCGGGAACCGGGAGTCTACCATATCAGCGGTACGCCGTCCGTCCGTGACCTTCCTTATACCTTGGTTGATGCCGTGAGGGGATCCATACTTCTTGTCGGGCCATTGGTTGCGCGGTGCGGAGCGGTACGGCTTCCCCCTCCCGGTGGAGATGTCATAGGCCTGCGTCGGCTGGACACTCATTTCTCCGTGCTGGAAGCCTTGGGCGCCACGTGCGTCCTTCATGACAACGGTCTTCTGGATGTCCGCACGCCATCAGGACTGTCCGGAACTGATGTTTTCCTGGACGAAGCCTCTGTCACCGCGACAGAAAATGCCGTCATGGCCGCCTCGGTAGCGTCAGGAACGACTATCCTGCGCAATGCCGCCTGTGAACCGCATGTCCAGGATCTCTGCTCCATGCTGAACCAGATGGGAGCGAAAATCAGCGGGATTGGTTCTAATCTCCTTGTCATAGAAGGCGTCGCCGAACTGCATGGCTGTGATTTCACCATTGGCTATGATTACATGGAGGCAGGTTCTTTCATTGGACTTGCTGCGGCCACCCGTGGGACTTTAATCCTGGAAGGGACTGATGGTCATGATGTTCCCATGATTCGGAACGGATTCGCCCGGCTGGGAATAGAATGGGAGTCCCTTGCAGGGAATCGTCTCGTTGTTCCCGCGGAGCAGAGGTTGTCCATAGTCAGGACGGTGAACGGAGGGACGCCGAAACTGGACGATGCTCCCTGGCCGGGATTCCCGGCGGATCTGCTGAGCATCATGACTGTCGTCGCTACCCAGGCAAAGGGAAACATCCTGATACATGAAAAGATGTTTGAGTCACGGATGTTCTTCATCGACTGGTTGATTCGGATGGGGGCGGATATCATCCTCTGTGATCCCCATAGGGCGGTCGTCACCGGCCCCATGGCCTTGACTCCAGCTCGGCTCACCAGCCCGGATGTCCGTGCCGGCATGGCGTTGATAATAGCGGCTCTCTGCGCTGAGGGGCGTTCAGAGATACAGAATGTCTACCAGGTTGAACGCGGATACGAGGATCTTGTAGGCAAATTGAAAATCCTGGGAGCTGCAATTGAGAGGGTCGAATAATCCACAGGCCTAAATACCGTGTTGCAATGAGTTGCATGGATGAGAGGGTAAGTTGTTCATAGGTTATCCACAAGTTATCCACAGGCTGGTATGCCTTGGTTGGGCAGGGGGAGCATGGCAATGGGATAACCACTGCCGACGTCAATGGGGAGGTCTGTCCTTGGTTTTTAGGCAATTAATTATATATTATAGAATTACAAAAAATAAAATTGTTAAAATTCCATTAAGAAGTTATATAATTCTTATGTTGAAACACCATACAAAGACATGATAGTTGGCAAGGAAAAATAAAAGCTGTCCACAGGTTATCCACAGGCTGGAATTTGTCATGGATTTGTCATCCCGCGTGGTTTCCATCTAATGATTCCTTGCTGATTTCCAGTATTTCTTGCCTGGAAGATAATATACGTGCCCTGTCCAGGACGCTGAACAGTTCTCTGATGTTTCCCTCCCATTCCCGGCTCATGAGAATGTCCATGCCCTTCGGGGAGACGTGCCGGGTTTCTCCTGCCTGCTCAAGATAATGGCGGCATAATTCCGGTATATCATCCTTCCTTTCCCGTAAAGGAGGCATGTGGATGTTCAGATGATTGAGCCGATAATAATAGTCCGGACGGAGAACCCTTGAATCCTTGAGTTGAGCCAATGAAAGGCAGGAAGCTGAAATGAGACGGAAATGTGAAACCTGTTCCTTCGTTGTTCCGATTTTCGTATAGGTGTGGTTTTCCTGCGCCCTGAGCAGCTTGGCTTGTGTTGGTAAGGAAAGCTCCTGTATTTCATCAAGGAAAAGAGTGCCGCCCGTTGATTCTCCAATCAGACCTTCGGAGTCGCAATGGGCGTCGGTATATGCACCTCGGACTTTCCCAAAGAGGATGGCGTCAACCAGGTTTCCGCGCAAGGACGAGCTGTTCACCCGCAGGATTTTTCCTTTCAGTCCGGAAAAATGATGGAGCATGTCCGCGCAGATTTCCTTCCCGGTGCCGGTTTCTCCTGAGATATGCACAGGGACATGCGTCTGAGGGGCGAACAGTAATATCTGCTCCCTTACTTTCTCCATGACGGACGAGGAACCGACAAGATGTGTGCGCAGGAATGCGTGATCCGCGCATTTTCTGTCACGGGGTTCGTATGACTCATGGACGGACTCACAAACGGAAGCGTCTCTGGCGTGGACGAATCGACTGATGATTTGAGGCAAGTGGTCGGTCGTCCATGCATCTTCGTATGAAAGGGAAAACAGGCAATGACCCAATTTCTGCATGGGGAGGGGAATTTTTCCAGCTTTGTAAAGTTCGATGACCAGGCAGCCGGGATATGTTTCTTTAATCCAGCTGACGAGGAGTGGTGGATTGATTTCCTTGGTGCCGTGGGTATCGATGATGACAACATTGGGAGGCTTCATGTTTTTCCGGCAGTAGGTGAAAAAATCTTCCTGCGTGGAGACCTTCAGGCATTTGTATCCCAAGACTTTGTTCACCGCTGTACGTACATGACAGTCTCCTGTGATCAGGAGGGGAGTTACCATAGACAGCTCTTTTTACATGTGGATTACCCCTGTAGACAAACAAAAGCCGCCATGTGGGGACAATAAAAAGAACATACACCTACCGAATAAAAAAATAAATAAAGAATTTTAAAAACCAGAGGAAAATGCTTCCGCATTACGGAAATCTGAAAAAACGGCCACCCAAAAAACAGTTTCCGCAAGGGGAGAAACGATAGGTGATGGAGAACTTCAGAAATCTTTCATCCTCAGCTGCAAAGCGATAATTTTCTCCCAGGTTTCCGGAAACACTATTCGCCCGCTTGCTAAAGGAACTTCCCCGGCCGCATGATTGGGAGCCTCCTTGAGGAGAACAGGCGCAGACAACACGAATATGGTAACCGAAGATCGGCCACAGTTTCGGTGATTGACAGCATCGGCCTCTGTGGGCATGATGAAAAACATGGTACGGATACATTGGCCGTGGAGCAAGAAAAAATCACCAGATTCATCCTTCCGAAAAGAAAAAACGGCAACTCAAGACAGTCTTCCACGGGTAGCGGCACTTGCCGCCGCAGCGTTGCGCCGTACACGGGAAATCATCGGATTGACCGGCTCCCGGCTTGCCGGTTCACAGGCCGCGCGGGATGCAGCGAAGCTGTTGCATGACGACTTGGCAAAAGTCTGTGATTCCACCGCAAGCCAGACATTTCTCATGAATGTCGGCTCATATGCCGGATGGATACGCTGGGTTCCACTGCTCTATATCATTGCCCTTGCCTTTGCCTGGGCATCCCTGCCGATGGTTTCGTTCATTTTGTTCCTCATATGCGCTTTCTATGCCATCAATCAGTTCATTTTCTTCCGACCTGTCGGGGAAATAACCCATCCCAAGGATGAAGGAATCAATGTTCACGGGGTGATAGAACCGTCGGGACAAGCGCGGAGAACCATTGTATTCAGCGGACACCATGACAGTGCCCGGTTGGACACATTCAGTACCGGAAGCAAGAAGGAGTATATGTCCACGGTTTTCCTGCCTTTCGCCTGCTGCATGTTTCTCTTTGCCGTGGTCGCAGTACTGACTGTCGGTTCCCTGTTCGGGCATTCTGTCGTTCCGTGGCGTTCGGTTCCCGTACTTGCCCTCCTTGTCATCGCAACTGTCTTATGGAAGATGGTGCTTCCGCTCAGGACATTCTTTTCTGAAGAAGCATCGCCCGGAGCCGGAGATAACCTGGTTTCCTCCTGTATTGTCATTGAGCTGGCCAGATATTTCCGCGCCCGTACCCGCAGAGGGAACCCCTTGGTCGGAACCCGATTGGTTTTTGCCAGCTTCGACGGTGAGGAAGTCGGAGTACGAGGCTCTCGTGCATGGTTCTCCCGGAACAAGGAACAGCTCATCCCTCCGGGGACGCTGGGGTATCATTTCAACATCGACTGTCCCTACCGACTACAGGATGTGAGCTTCCTGTCCACTGACGCACATGGTACCGTACACCTGTCTCAGCAATTCGCCACCCAATGCGCTGACGTGGCGCAGAGCATAGGATATAATGTCCATTCCCAGAAAATGCCGCTGCTCGCCGGAGCTACCGATGCCACGGAGGGAGCACGTGCCGGGCTGTCGGCTACTACCCTGATGGGAGTGTCATGGGAGGATGGCAGGAAATCCGCGCCATATCATACGCCGGAGGATACGCCGGATGCTGTCGAACCGGAAGCGCTGGAAGCAGTCTTGGCCATTGCCATCAAGCTGGTCGGGACTTTGGACGGTTTGGACGGCGAAGACGCAATGGAAGCCAGTGAAGATGTGACGGAAAGCTCGGATGAGGACGCTCCCTTGAAGTTCAAGCGTCTGACAAAGAGGTAAGGACGACAGAGCCTTTGCCATTACTCATGTTGGTGATTAAGGTGGGCAGGTCTGCCGCGGCACTGCTGGGAAGACTCCCGTGGAACGTGACGGAGGTGTCGAGGACTTCTTCCGTGATGGTCGCCTGGCGGGAATCCAGCAGCTTTTTCACCGGTTCATACAGGTGATATCCAATGGAAATGACAAATGCGGAGCGGGGGATGAGTTCTTCTGCCGGTACTCCCGCTACCGCCAGACGGGCGCAGTCGCCATAAGCCTTTACCAGCCCTCCTGTTCCAAGGAGTGTACCGCCGAAATAGCGGATAGCCAGCACAAGGATGTCGGTGAGCAGACTGCCCCTTAGCACTTCCAGCATGGGACGTCCTGCGGTGTTCTTGGGTTCATGATCATCACTGAAAGAAAATTCGTCACCGTTTTTTCCGTAGACACCAGCATGTACGACATGAGTGGCATCTGGATAGGCGGTTTTCGTTTCCTTGACGATGAGCTTGGCTTGCACGGCGGAAGTACACGGGACGGCAATGGAGATGAAGCGGGATTTCCGAACCTCTAATTCAGTTTCGAAACGACCGGTCGGCACGCGCATCGTCATGGCTCCGTCCTCTTACTTCACGTTTTCCGCCACGTCTTCCGTTGTGTCTTCCGCTAAAGTTTCAGGACGATTGAGCAACTCCACCTTGTGGCTGAGCATGACGCGGTCATCAAAGATGAATACGCCTTTCACGTTTTTCCCCGCAAGCATGTCGGGAAGCCAAAGCTCGTCATCAGACCACATCTTCTCATAGGGGAGATCCTGTTCATCACACCAGAACGGACGGGCTTCATCTGTTTCCCTGGGCGTCCCGGTCCATGATGTCGCGGTGAAGACATGCCCGCGCATAGCAAGACCGTCGGTGAACTGGAAATCCAACACGCCTCGGTATTCAGGGTCGATGATATCCATGTCCGTTTCTTCCTTGAACTCCCTGATGGCGGCTTCCGTCGCGGTTTCAGCTACTTCTATATGCCCGCCGGGTACGTTCACCAAACCGTCCCCAAGGCCGCGTTTCTTGTCAATCAAGAGTATCTGGCGTTTCCCGTCATCAGATGTGCGCAGCAGATATGTCAGCACACAGGTTTCGGTCGGTTCCCAGACATCCCAGTCAACGTCCTCGACGGTTCGGGCGGCGCTGTAGTCAATGCGGGCAGGTTGGACTCTGTCCTGCTTCTTGCGTTCCGCTTCCTGTGCGGCAGCTTCCGCTTTTTCCTTTTCCTCCGGGTGCTTTTCCAGGTGACAGGACGTACAAAGGTTGTCGTCATGTCCGACTACGTGGGCGTAGTCCATGCGTTTCCCGCATCCGGCGCAGTGAAGGCGGAAAGGCCAGACCCATTTGCGCAGAAAGAAGCCTGCGACCAGGAGAATGATTGCCGCGACAGCGACCAGCCAGTGGGTCATCTCGTTCTGTAAGACAAACACTGCACTGATGTTGAGGAGCAATGCTCCCAGGGCAATGTAGACCGTCGCTCGTCGTTTCTTGTCTGTACCGGGGTACTTGCGCTGTGTCATGTTGACCGCAAGGATCGCAATGATGATCCAAAGATAATTTTCTGCAAGGAATCGTACTATCATGAGGCACAGCGTATCTTGCCATCCCTGATGCGTCAAGCGTATGACGCCTATGATTGTGTGATTGTCCGGCAATCAAGGGCACTGTCCGGGGCAATCATGGGCGCGGATATCCAGAACGGCATGGAAAATATTGCAACAAAGGACTTTAGGATGGATAATCGTTGTATATGGATGGCGCAAGGACATCATGTGAAAAATGGAGGTGCCTCCCATGGCGTGGCTGAAACCAGATGTAAAGAAACTAGAGCAAAGAAGAAATGTCAAAGGTCTCATCAAGGCGATGAAATACGCAAAGGATGATGGAACCACGTCCATGCTTGCACTGATGGCGCTGAAAGATATGAAGGCAAAGGAAGCGATTCCCGCAATTGAGAAGTTTCTGATGTACGCATCCAGGCAACACAGTGATTTTTACACCAAGGATACCGTGCGACGATGTTGTGACTGTCTGAGAGCTATGGATTATGAACCGACGAATCAGGAAATCGGCGCGTTTTATTGGGGGAATACGTCCCAATATGATAAGCTTGCAACCTGTGACCCCGCGTTGGCGATTCCTCAGTTTTTTGCATTTTTTGCCAGAGGTGGTTATTGCGAGAAGTGGCTTAATGCGTATCTTGCCTTGGATGCCGTCACCGGCTTTATGTCTCTGCTTGCCTTCACGGGGCAGATATTTGAACAATACAAGAGCTTTACCAAAAGCACGCCGTCCATCAACTACAGTCTGGATTCCGATAAGCGAAAAGCCGCGTATATGGAACATCTGGTTACCCTTTTGCAAAATGCTGTAGACGTTGTATGTGCATATAAGCACAATGCGGCGTTCAGCTATCTGATACAGCTATACAATCAGGTTAATGAGGAAATTTACTCTGATCCGGAGGGAGGGTTCCCGGATATGTTCCGCGCCGTTAAAATCCGTTCCCACATTGTAGTGAGAGTCGGCCAATTTCCCTTTGAAAATTTTGGAGAGCAGATATGCGCGTTCCTCTCCAACGTGTTGAACTATGACAGAGCCGATTTGGTGAAGCATGAGGCGATGATGGGGGCTGAAAAATTGCCCCCGCATCTAAAGCAATATCAGCCTCTGCAATCAGGGCTTCGCACATTCTATGATTCCTTGACGGCTCAAAAGTCATCTCTATCAATGGGGAAATCCTATTGGTTGAAGCCGCTCGAAAAATTAATAGGTCTGGAGAGTTAATGAAAAGGATGGGAGAAAATGGATGATACTCGTGATATTAAGGTAATTGGAATCGGCGGCTGTGGCTGCAACGTCGTAAACAGGATACTGGATACAGGCGGGATTGGCTCCCCGGATGCGGCGAAAGAGACGCTGTCCCTGGATTTGGAACACGAGGCGAATCATGACATTCATTTCATAGCCATGAATACGAACCAGCATGCGCTGGGAAGTTCTCTGGCGGATACGCGGATTTTCCTGGGCGGTGAGGGTATTGTGGAGCAGCCTTCTCCCATGGACGTAAAGCGTTTTGTGAAAGATGGTGCCGAAGAGATTCGGCAAGCCATTACAGGTGCCGGCATGGTGATTCTGATTGCGGGCATGGGCGGCGGTACAGGCACTGGCGCGACTCCCGCTGTCGCCCGGATTGCGCGTGAGCTTGGCATCCTGACACTGGGGTTTGTGACTACGCCTTTCTCTTTTGAAGGCAAAAAGAGAATTGAGGAGGCCGAGCGCGGCGTTCGTGAATTGGCGGGAACTGTCGATACCCTGGTCGTCATCCCCAACGACAAGCTGTTTGAAAGCGCAAATCCGAATACGTCTATTCAAGATGCGTTTCACGTGTCTGATGAAGTGGTTCGCTTAGGTGTCCGGACGGTCATGGATACATTCCTGACTTCCGGCAGCGTGAACCTTGCGCTTAAGGACGTTGATAAGATTGTCCGTGCCGAAGGGATTGCGTACATCGAAAACCCGCTCGTTTTGGGTTGATACATTAAAAAGCAGAAGGAGGCGATGAATCATTATGATAAAAATTATTTCGGGTACAATCATCGTGATTTGTGCGGTTTGTTTGCTGGCACTCGCAATTAAGTCGCTGATAGAGCGATTACGTCAAGGCAAAGATAAAAACACGGGAACTCCGACCTTTAAAAGCATTCATACAGCCGAAACGGATTCGCCGAAGGCTACGGTGTCCATGACGGATAGTTCCGACTCCCATGCGGAAGATAAAACGGATTGTCCCTATTGTGGTGGAACAGGGAGGTATGAATGCTATTCTTCCTTGTCTGGCGTGGGGGGAAGTTGGGAGGAGCCATGTCCCTTTTGCAACAAAAGCGGTGGGGATAAGTAGGAATCGGTCAAGGAAATGAAGGTTCTTGCCCAAAAGCAAAAGAAAGCAGAGGAATGACAAACCTTTCCTTCTCTCCACAAGCATACGGCGTTGCGTCACGGAGGATTTTGGGGTAATCTGGGAACGCTCAGAAGATTATGGAGGAGAATATGTACGGAGCAGAACTTTCCGGTTATCTGGATCATACACTTCTCGCCGCGGATGCGACGGAGAAGAAAATAAAGGAACTGTGCGCACAGGCCGCCCAGTACCATTTTGCCAGCGTTTGCGTCAACAGTTGCCATGCGGCACTCTGCGCCGACCTGTTGGCCGGAACTCCGGTCAAAGTCTGCACCGTGGTGGGTTTCCCTCTAGGCGCAAT
Encoded proteins:
- a CDS encoding phosphoglycerate dehydrogenase yields the protein MSRKHTVFVTARSFGNADDQALTLLRDHGCNVMKLVATDTEPLTKQLEEKIGEADAIIAGLEPYTAELLAKATKLKVLSRYGVGYDAVDLEATRKQNIAVTITPGANSDSVADMAVSLMLSVARNIPIMDSTTRNGTPQRPSSVEMWRKTLGVIGTGRIGKGVIKRCLGFEMRVLCHDVYQDPELLTMKDVTYTDLETLISNSDFISIHTPLTPDTHNLFSSETFKKMKPRAILVNTARGGIIDERALYDALIAKQIGGAGLDVTSGDEPYEGLRHLPNCILTPHAGAATYEAGSKMSYLAAENVLAVLEGRECKNIVS
- the metK gene encoding methionine adenosyltransferase produces the protein MVIQSSYLFSSESVSEGHPDKVSDQISDALLDAALSQDPLSRVAIETFVTANTVIIGGEVATQAKLAVDDIVRSVIRDIGYTEEGSGFAADTVRITNLIAPQSQDIAMGVSAQTNLFGVQGAGDQGIMFGYATNETPEYLPAPLTYAHKILKRAALLRKNGTLPFLRPDAKSQISIRYDNHKPVRIDSVVLSHQHSPDITREELEHVFLEDLVRPVLEGTNLLDGDTKYYFNPTGRFVLGGPAADTGLTGRKIIVDTYGGAGRHGGGAFSGKDPSKVDRSASYYARYVAKNIVATGLASRLELQVAYAIGVPFPVSIYVNTFGTGKKSDREIEKIITEKFNFSPASIIAQLDLLRPIYRHYDTYGHFSHPEAPWEQVGQVDL
- the mtnA gene encoding S-methyl-5-thioribose-1-phosphate isomerase, producing the protein MTSYALHDIPDVENVTISPDARHVRIIDQTQLPMRRVFLDISQREDMYEAIHSLRVRGAPAIGIFAAYSMAVLATGIDGLPYGEFRDRLGQMGTYLDSSRPTAVNLGWAIRRIMAVVDAFPMKKVPEIVSLVCQEAIAIQEEDIGMCRKISSYGLSLVKDGDGILTHCNAGPLATSRYGTALGPLFLGKEKGMTFHVYADETRPLLQGARLTSYELHQAGIDVTLICDNMASLVMKQGRIQACFVGCDRIAANGDVANKIGTSGVAILARHYGIPVYVLGPWSTVDLACRTGDDIEIELRDGDEIKKKFFAEPTAPEGVACYNPAFDVTDHSLISAIVTDRGICRPPFTESLMALS
- a CDS encoding adenosine kinase — encoded protein: MRNPSARVYGIGNTLIDIITSVTDDELARLGLHKGTMHLTDKRKRLELEAFLSGRTSVITPGGDCPNTLITLHAMGVDTTLAGKIGDDAFGKMYADRLRIMGVRNELALSSEPTGSSIILVTPDSERTMNTYLGANRFYSAHDIVLESLRLSDVFYFTGYMWDTPEQQNAIMTALKETRNRDIIVAFDVADSFAVGRYRDTFLRIITDYCDIVFANSEEARILFNNYDPHECCRSMGKLCRIAIVKDGKRGSYISRAGKVVRIPVLGSLEPVDTTGAGDIYAAGFLYGLCTGRTTDDSGEIASFLAGETISQQGAQFTEEKALRLRTALEDGSWRPAP
- the murA gene encoding UDP-N-acetylglucosamine 1-carboxyvinyltransferase; the protein is MAQNQGGRYIIDGGRPVSGTVRISGNKNAALPCLAATLLAREPVTLRNIPRIADVGVMVELLEILGMRVENREPGVYHISGTPSVRDLPYTLVDAVRGSILLVGPLVARCGAVRLPPPGGDVIGLRRLDTHFSVLEALGATCVLHDNGLLDVRTPSGLSGTDVFLDEASVTATENAVMAASVASGTTILRNAACEPHVQDLCSMLNQMGAKISGIGSNLLVIEGVAELHGCDFTIGYDYMEAGSFIGLAAATRGTLILEGTDGHDVPMIRNGFARLGIEWESLAGNRLVVPAEQRLSIVRTVNGGTPKLDDAPWPGFPADLLSIMTVVATQAKGNILIHEKMFESRMFFIDWLIRMGADIILCDPHRAVVTGPMALTPARLTSPDVRAGMALIIAALCAEGRSEIQNVYQVERGYEDLVGKLKILGAAIERVE
- a CDS encoding sigma-54-dependent transcriptional regulator, translating into MVTPLLITGDCHVRTAVNKVLGYKCLKVSTQEDFFTYCRKNMKPPNVVIIDTHGTKEINPPLLVSWIKETYPGCLVIELYKAGKIPLPMQKLGHCLFSLSYEDAWTTDHLPQIISRFVHARDASVCESVHESYEPRDRKCADHAFLRTHLVGSSSVMEKVREQILLFAPQTHVPVHISGETGTGKEICADMLHHFSGLKGKILRVNSSSLRGNLVDAILFGKVRGAYTDAHCDSEGLIGESTGGTLFLDEIQELSLPTQAKLLRAQENHTYTKIGTTKEQVSHFRLISASCLSLAQLKDSRVLRPDYYYRLNHLNIHMPPLRERKDDIPELCRHYLEQAGETRHVSPKGMDILMSREWEGNIRELFSVLDRARILSSRQEILEISKESLDGNHAG